A region of Hydrogenimonas cancrithermarum DNA encodes the following proteins:
- a CDS encoding radical SAM/SPASM domain-containing protein, giving the protein MFRLSNLIKSVTSGKKERVLDGSIVIWNFTNRCNLACHHCYSYADPNSEDFLSTEFILGSIPELKKAGIKFVIFSGGEPLIRRDIFQIAEAMREAGIVTYLSTNGLYVSEKNVDRIIETFNYIGISIDGIEEVHDKFRGLEGAYRKSLDAIALIQKHGGNAGIRFTITNETKESFYPIFELAENIGVDKIYISHLVYSGRGLDNLKIDISKAERREFVEFIIDKAFEYIEEGKDIDIVTGNMEMDAIVFLEKFGEKYPDLKEEMARRLGNWGGNSAGRKLGNIDWMGRVKPDPFFPFYIGNMTERPFSEIWLDESNEMLTKLREHPRKLEGYCKDCGVIDICNGGSRSRAYAIHGDLWAEDPSCYLNEDERRGL; this is encoded by the coding sequence ATGTTTCGTCTCTCCAATCTCATCAAATCGGTGACAAGCGGCAAAAAAGAGCGGGTCCTGGATGGCAGCATCGTTATCTGGAACTTTACCAACCGCTGCAACCTCGCATGTCACCACTGCTACAGCTACGCCGATCCCAATTCGGAAGATTTTCTGAGTACCGAATTCATTTTGGGCTCCATCCCGGAGTTGAAAAAAGCCGGCATCAAATTTGTCATTTTCAGCGGGGGTGAACCACTGATTCGCCGTGACATTTTCCAGATCGCCGAAGCGATGCGGGAAGCGGGTATCGTTACCTACCTTTCGACCAACGGCCTTTACGTGAGTGAAAAGAATGTCGACAGAATTATCGAAACGTTCAACTATATCGGTATCAGTATCGACGGGATCGAAGAGGTTCACGACAAGTTCCGTGGCCTCGAAGGCGCGTACCGCAAGAGTCTCGATGCGATTGCGTTGATTCAAAAACACGGCGGCAACGCCGGTATCCGCTTTACGATCACGAACGAGACGAAAGAGAGTTTCTACCCTATCTTCGAACTCGCCGAAAATATCGGTGTCGACAAGATTTACATCTCCCATCTGGTCTACAGCGGCCGCGGGCTGGACAATCTCAAGATCGACATCTCCAAGGCCGAGCGCCGTGAGTTCGTCGAGTTTATCATCGACAAAGCCTTCGAGTATATCGAGGAGGGAAAAGATATCGACATCGTCACAGGCAATATGGAGATGGATGCGATTGTGTTTCTGGAAAAGTTTGGCGAAAAGTATCCGGATCTCAAAGAGGAGATGGCACGGCGCCTTGGAAACTGGGGCGGAAACAGTGCCGGACGAAAGCTCGGCAACATCGACTGGATGGGGCGTGTCAAACCCGATCCGTTCTTTCCTTTCTATATCGGCAATATGACCGAGCGGCCTTTCAGCGAGATATGGCTGGATGAGAGCAACGAGATGCTGACGAAACTGCGTGAGCATCCGAGAAAACTGGAAGGGTATTGCAAGGATTGCGGTGTCATCGATATCTGCAACGGCGGATCGCGAAGCCGTGCCTACGCGATTCACGGGGATTTGTGGGCGGAGGACCCGTCCTGTTATTTAAATGAAGATGAAAGAAGAGGATTGTAA